From a single Pirellulales bacterium genomic region:
- the recO gene encoding DNA repair protein RecO yields the protein MSTEKATAIVLRTVDFSETSSVVTLFTREFGKLSALAKGARRPKGPFESALDLLCLSRIVFLRKSHEALDLLTEAKLERRFRIRGRELSSLYGAYYVAELLNELTHDYDAHPALFDVAEHTLLALATSGSIPALLLRFELAALVLLGHLPSLRFCVECGASVEPTGRVAFAQLAGGVLCPRCRPGKPQVISVSGPAVLLLEQFADLESDAWSRVALERPLAGELRGVMNNYLAHLIGKRPKLHRYLGRTLE from the coding sequence ATGTCGACCGAGAAAGCTACCGCGATTGTGCTGCGCACGGTCGACTTCAGCGAAACCAGCAGCGTGGTCACGCTGTTCACGCGCGAATTTGGCAAGCTCAGCGCGCTGGCCAAGGGAGCCCGCCGGCCCAAGGGGCCCTTCGAGTCTGCCCTTGACCTGCTTTGCCTGTCTCGCATAGTGTTCCTGCGCAAGTCCCACGAGGCACTCGACCTCTTGACCGAAGCCAAGCTCGAGCGACGGTTTCGCATTCGCGGCCGCGAGCTGTCGAGCCTGTACGGCGCATACTACGTCGCCGAGCTGCTCAACGAACTTACCCACGATTACGATGCCCATCCCGCGCTGTTCGACGTCGCGGAGCACACGCTCCTTGCGCTCGCCACGAGCGGTTCGATCCCCGCGCTCTTGCTGCGGTTCGAACTCGCTGCGCTCGTGCTGTTGGGGCACCTCCCCTCGCTGCGCTTCTGCGTCGAATGCGGCGCATCGGTCGAACCCACGGGCCGCGTCGCCTTTGCCCAACTGGCCGGGGGCGTGTTGTGCCCGCGCTGCCGCCCCGGCAAGCCGCAGGTCATTTCGGTCAGCGGGCCCGCGGTGTTGCTGCTGGAACAATTCGCCGACCTGGAGTCGGATGCCTGGAGCCGCGTCGCGCTCGAGCGGCCGTTGGCCGGGGAGCTGCGCGGCGTGATGAACAACTACCTGGCACACCTGATCGGTAAACGACCGAAGCTGCATCGCTATCTGGGTCGCACCTTGGAGTAG
- a CDS encoding tetratricopeptide repeat protein: MSFATVRQRLRLVSAVLVSAACCGAYGSTVRAESDYVGKTWLPKIDCVGQLDGKPVPLDAMWIPFLIVEERADEVHVTDCWVPKNQLVPGRAAIDYYTSVLQGDPNNARAYCYRGITRTLVKRGEVDAAIADLTSAIERDDKLAAAYAYRGHLLGSIKHDLPRAIADFDVALKLLPDHAYHLFLSGDARLRNHDVQGALRDLKRSLDLYPNHPDAICVLGYGLMELHSWAEATKAFTAVLRIIPTHVDAIVSRSQCLLELNQLDAAIKDLSIAARLAPTNARVYVLRGAALGMQGRYALALEELDRALKLQPQDPSIFRQRAFICRQNNDVQGTLDATAGWLKLEPRSSEAHSMRGLAESDSGRFDAALASFDRAIELDPRNANAWQFRAQCYQELGKPREALRNRLEAVRLDPKSVAYQVDLANDYLLLGQTAEAAAACERAAELDAKREDVLLLRSKIHLQFDRLTEALADIDEAERIAPNSAAAPIYRAEVLARMGRWQDAIDALYAGLEHKQMDDAGFTVLLCRYWIWSGERDRAAKLTQEMVKDQPQETMPYAMSAWVQFELNDLAAAEKQLNRVREILPASEEYKIGHARLLAMRGSRRQAFEDLTSVLPSTNRYYLPRLERGIIRLAYGQHNEAIGDLNKSVLFQPACPDNYRWRAEAHLALGRHDEALKDWQRLIVMLPEQPQAYRKQALVYAATDQEQLRDPKLALKQANAGFQLEEKKSYWSMEAIAAAYAGLGTWDKAVRWQTEALKRLPKNDAYYATAQQILARYGKQQPFLLTATSSAAAEPRRSRGALFAPGKPAAR, encoded by the coding sequence ATGAGCTTCGCGACCGTTCGGCAGCGGCTCCGTCTGGTTTCGGCCGTGCTCGTGAGCGCGGCTTGCTGCGGCGCGTACGGATCGACAGTCCGCGCCGAGAGCGACTACGTGGGCAAGACCTGGCTGCCCAAGATCGATTGCGTCGGCCAACTGGACGGCAAGCCGGTGCCACTCGACGCGATGTGGATCCCGTTCCTGATCGTCGAAGAGCGCGCCGACGAAGTGCACGTCACCGATTGTTGGGTGCCGAAGAATCAACTGGTGCCCGGCCGAGCGGCGATCGACTACTACACGTCGGTCTTGCAGGGGGACCCGAACAACGCGCGCGCCTACTGCTATCGGGGCATTACCCGCACCCTCGTCAAGCGTGGCGAAGTCGACGCCGCGATCGCCGATTTGACCTCGGCCATCGAGCGCGACGACAAGCTGGCCGCGGCCTATGCCTATCGCGGCCACCTGCTCGGCAGCATCAAACATGACCTTCCCCGGGCGATCGCCGATTTCGACGTCGCGCTCAAGCTGCTGCCCGACCACGCATACCACCTGTTCCTCTCGGGCGATGCACGGCTCCGCAACCACGACGTGCAGGGCGCGCTGCGCGACTTGAAACGCTCGCTGGACTTGTACCCGAATCATCCAGACGCCATCTGCGTGCTGGGCTACGGCTTGATGGAATTGCACTCCTGGGCGGAAGCCACGAAAGCGTTTACGGCCGTGCTGCGTATCATTCCCACCCATGTCGACGCCATCGTCAGTCGCTCGCAATGTCTTCTGGAGCTGAATCAACTCGATGCCGCGATCAAAGACCTCTCGATTGCCGCGCGGCTGGCCCCGACCAATGCGCGCGTCTACGTACTGCGGGGAGCAGCCCTGGGCATGCAAGGACGCTATGCCTTGGCGCTCGAAGAGCTCGACCGCGCCCTGAAACTGCAGCCCCAAGACCCGAGCATCTTTCGCCAGCGGGCCTTCATTTGTCGCCAGAACAATGATGTCCAGGGAACCCTCGACGCCACGGCCGGTTGGCTGAAACTCGAGCCGCGCAGCAGCGAAGCACACAGCATGCGCGGTCTGGCCGAGTCCGACAGCGGTCGCTTCGACGCCGCCTTGGCCAGCTTCGATCGGGCGATCGAATTGGATCCGCGCAACGCCAACGCCTGGCAATTTCGGGCCCAATGCTACCAGGAACTGGGGAAGCCTCGGGAAGCACTTCGCAATCGGCTCGAAGCAGTCAGGCTCGATCCCAAGTCGGTCGCGTACCAGGTGGATTTGGCCAACGACTATTTACTGCTGGGACAAACTGCAGAGGCAGCCGCAGCTTGCGAACGGGCAGCCGAATTGGACGCGAAACGCGAAGATGTCCTGCTGTTGCGGTCCAAAATACATCTGCAATTCGACCGGCTGACCGAAGCGCTCGCAGACATCGACGAGGCGGAGCGCATCGCCCCGAACTCCGCCGCTGCGCCGATCTACCGGGCCGAGGTGCTGGCCCGCATGGGCCGCTGGCAGGATGCGATCGATGCCCTTTACGCAGGTCTTGAGCATAAGCAGATGGACGACGCCGGCTTTACTGTGCTGCTCTGTCGCTACTGGATCTGGAGCGGCGAACGAGACCGCGCTGCGAAGCTTACCCAGGAGATGGTCAAGGACCAGCCGCAAGAAACCATGCCATATGCGATGAGCGCTTGGGTGCAGTTCGAATTGAACGATCTTGCCGCGGCTGAAAAACAACTCAACCGGGTGCGCGAAATCCTGCCCGCTAGCGAGGAGTATAAGATTGGCCACGCGCGGCTGCTGGCGATGCGCGGTTCGCGACGCCAGGCCTTCGAAGATCTGACCAGCGTGTTGCCCTCGACGAATCGCTATTACCTGCCGCGGCTCGAACGCGGAATCATCCGGCTGGCCTATGGCCAGCACAACGAGGCGATCGGCGACTTGAACAAGTCGGTGCTGTTCCAGCCCGCTTGTCCCGACAACTACCGCTGGCGGGCCGAGGCCCACCTGGCGCTCGGCCGGCACGACGAAGCCCTGAAAGACTGGCAGCGGTTGATCGTCATGCTCCCCGAGCAGCCGCAGGCCTACCGGAAACAGGCCCTGGTCTATGCCGCCACGGACCAGGAGCAACTGCGCGATCCAAAGCTCGCACTCAAACAGGCCAACGCCGGCTTCCAGCTCGAAGAGAAGAAGTCATATTGGAGCATGGAGGCCATCGCCGCGGCCTACGCGGGCCTGGGGACCTGGGACAAGGCGGTCCGCTGGCAAACCGAGGCCCTTAAGCGGCTGCCCAAGAACGACGCCTACTACGCAACCGCCCAACAAATCCTGGCCCGCTACGGCAAGCAGCAGCCGTTTCTCTTGACGGCCACGAGCAGCGCAGCGGCCGAACCCCGCCGCTCGCGCGGCGCACTTTTCGCGCCGGGGAAGCCGGCCGCGCGATAG
- a CDS encoding tetratricopeptide repeat protein, protein MRTWPLGSATVTLLVWLFFPAIPAAAQEAQVLLPRQGCTGRGADGANVPLEKIWVPIAVLKTEGDWLLVAPKALVNRRDVVPLAAAIAYYDQLLAQDAKDAFALCFRGLAHLLSGDPKTAERDLTKSLELQPGNAHALHIRGITWNQLGDVAKALADFDAAIQANAENAQALVNRAEMYNALGKYNEAVADCNTALKTFARFHDAFAQRGFAYAQSNRPEHAIQDFDQAILLSPKDAKSLRHRAALRNRMGDRDAALVDIGRAIELEPKTPQFRYERATIYMNVRKREEALADLNACLELDPKMLDALFARSALLWQLERLDEALSDASRAINSQPDRAGSYVVRASCYEAMGRFAEAIVDFDAAIKLAPHLPQAWHGRSMVRRRLGQLDQAVQDANEAIRLDPNYLQGLCGRGQTRRLRGDLRGAVADFDEAIRLDPSFADGYRGRAAVFLLIWNVERAKTDVQRAVELEPKSTETLWLKAYADEHQGRYESAISGYEATLEQNPQFVEAYRRLPIVYVMGNQLDAGINYFTKRLTDKPTHSESLGARAYLWFGKLDLSRAKEDAERALEQDAKQPLAHLVLGALSCKRQDLLDARQHLDQCLAIDAYFPDATFLRANLNYAEAQYDAALKDIARALDLAPYNESLLYLRVDVLIVLHQDQAAIEAANEFIALLPKSSLAYILRAEARTYAVDPALRNGKLALQDATQGYKLEEKKSSRAMSAIAASYAMLAQWDKAVQWQQSANKRLTTPAERDVGNKLLSSYQRQELPVAAQEAKGRASSDAGKSKSSDIPSGARGK, encoded by the coding sequence ATGCGCACCTGGCCGCTGGGCTCAGCCACGGTGACTTTGCTGGTCTGGCTATTTTTTCCGGCGATTCCGGCGGCAGCGCAAGAGGCACAGGTCCTCCTTCCGCGCCAAGGCTGCACGGGCCGGGGCGCGGACGGCGCAAACGTGCCCCTGGAGAAAATCTGGGTCCCGATCGCTGTTCTCAAGACCGAAGGGGACTGGTTGCTTGTCGCCCCGAAGGCATTGGTCAATCGCCGCGACGTGGTTCCGCTCGCTGCGGCCATCGCCTACTACGACCAGCTCCTGGCACAGGATGCCAAAGATGCGTTCGCCCTCTGCTTTCGGGGGTTGGCCCACCTGCTCTCGGGCGACCCGAAGACGGCCGAGCGCGATCTGACGAAATCGTTGGAGTTGCAGCCCGGCAATGCGCACGCCTTGCACATCCGCGGCATCACCTGGAATCAACTGGGCGACGTCGCCAAGGCGCTGGCCGATTTTGATGCGGCGATCCAGGCCAACGCGGAAAACGCGCAGGCGCTGGTCAACCGGGCGGAGATGTACAACGCCTTGGGCAAGTACAACGAGGCGGTCGCCGATTGCAACACCGCGCTCAAAACCTTTGCCAGGTTCCACGACGCCTTCGCCCAACGCGGCTTCGCCTATGCCCAATCAAACCGGCCGGAACACGCCATCCAGGATTTCGACCAGGCCATCCTGTTGAGCCCCAAGGACGCGAAGTCGCTGCGCCATCGCGCGGCCTTGCGCAATCGCATGGGTGATCGCGACGCCGCGCTGGTCGATATCGGCCGCGCCATCGAGCTTGAACCCAAGACGCCCCAGTTTCGCTATGAGCGTGCGACGATCTATATGAACGTTCGCAAGCGCGAAGAGGCGCTGGCCGACCTGAACGCCTGTCTCGAGCTCGATCCGAAAATGCTCGACGCGCTGTTTGCCCGCAGCGCGCTGTTGTGGCAGCTCGAGCGTTTGGACGAAGCCCTGAGCGATGCGAGCCGGGCCATCAATTCGCAGCCCGACCGGGCGGGCTCCTACGTCGTGCGGGCCAGTTGCTATGAAGCGATGGGGCGATTCGCCGAGGCCATCGTAGATTTCGACGCCGCCATCAAGTTGGCGCCTCACCTGCCGCAGGCCTGGCATGGCCGCAGCATGGTGCGCCGCCGTTTGGGCCAACTCGACCAGGCGGTTCAAGACGCCAACGAAGCCATTCGGCTCGATCCGAACTACCTGCAAGGGCTTTGCGGACGCGGCCAGACGCGGCGTCTGCGGGGCGATCTGCGCGGTGCTGTGGCCGATTTCGACGAAGCCATACGGCTCGATCCGAGCTTCGCCGATGGCTACCGCGGTCGAGCGGCCGTCTTTCTCCTCATTTGGAATGTCGAACGCGCCAAGACCGACGTTCAACGCGCCGTCGAGCTCGAACCCAAGAGTACCGAAACCCTCTGGCTCAAGGCCTATGCCGACGAGCACCAGGGGCGCTATGAATCCGCGATTTCAGGCTACGAGGCAACGCTCGAACAGAACCCGCAATTCGTCGAGGCGTATCGACGTCTGCCCATCGTCTACGTCATGGGGAACCAACTCGACGCCGGCATCAACTACTTCACCAAGCGATTGACCGACAAACCCACTCACAGCGAATCTCTCGGCGCCCGCGCTTATCTGTGGTTCGGGAAGTTAGACCTGTCGCGGGCCAAGGAAGACGCCGAGCGGGCCCTCGAGCAAGATGCGAAGCAGCCGCTTGCGCACCTCGTGCTGGGGGCCTTGTCCTGTAAACGCCAGGACCTGCTCGATGCCCGGCAACACCTGGATCAATGCCTGGCCATCGACGCCTACTTTCCAGACGCAACGTTCTTGCGCGCCAACCTCAACTATGCGGAAGCTCAGTACGACGCGGCGTTGAAAGACATCGCGCGGGCGCTGGACCTGGCGCCGTACAACGAAAGCCTGCTGTATCTGCGCGTCGATGTGCTGATCGTGCTGCATCAGGACCAGGCGGCCATCGAGGCGGCCAACGAATTTATCGCCTTGCTGCCTAAGTCGTCGCTGGCCTACATCCTGCGGGCCGAGGCGCGTACTTACGCCGTGGACCCTGCCTTGCGCAACGGCAAGCTGGCCCTGCAAGACGCCACACAAGGCTACAAACTGGAGGAGAAGAAATCCTCCCGCGCAATGTCCGCGATTGCGGCCAGTTACGCGATGCTTGCCCAATGGGACAAGGCCGTGCAATGGCAGCAGTCGGCCAACAAGCGCCTCACGACGCCCGCCGAGCGGGACGTGGGCAACAAGCTGCTGTCGAGTTATCAGCGCCAGGAACTGCCGGTGGCCGCGCAAGAGGCCAAAGGCCGCGCGAGCAGCGACGCCGGCAAGAGCAAGTCGTCCGACATTCCCAGCGGGGCGCGGGGCAAATGA
- a CDS encoding caspase family protein: MIILAVHGLGGWEQEFTWQDAWRKDFTKAVQGAGGSTPPRVEFVSYDDIFANSDLGLVETARALALLLGSGLGLGRPRALQDSLRTYWQWYAGMVVQWVGDEDLRRKTRKRLFDAIQSVQPDVIAGHSLGSLISYDTCTHPDTKACIDGRTLITYGSQVGNPFVVGQFLAGRIQPLQGDAFWYHLYNRYDDVFTAPINLTAANFLQVDTPFDIEGWADHASGPYVTHPNAVRSVWATIAGGPKMRRAVLPGGTPAVAARSMRREPRRKALLVGINEYPTPENCLEGCVNDAFLTSSVLQEVGFKPEEIRLLLNERATTAGILERFGWLLEDAQPGDQLFFFYSGHGGVLPSYNAESVVDSLHECLVPHDYDGTEAHCITDAKLFQLYSQIPYETVFVMALDCCHSGGMTRGNGPRVRGLDPPDDIRHRMLRWDPIRQLWVARKLPQINQDLGGTEKQRREFAGDSGAVLRLGTAMPLRTLKQADYDQVRQERDHKGPYMPMILLACAADEFALEYVHGSVSYGSFTYVMTKTLRESYRVQGKTLTFRELVDATKKELVEIGVNQTPDISGPTALLKETIPFPVADAGRGKRGRGSAPRSKSKPATKPVRGIRRKRRK, from the coding sequence ATGATCATTCTCGCCGTACATGGGCTGGGGGGGTGGGAGCAGGAGTTCACCTGGCAGGATGCGTGGCGCAAAGACTTTACGAAGGCCGTGCAAGGCGCCGGAGGGTCTACGCCGCCACGTGTCGAGTTCGTCAGCTATGACGACATCTTTGCGAACAGCGATTTGGGGCTCGTCGAAACGGCGCGGGCGCTGGCTCTGCTGCTTGGTAGCGGTCTGGGGTTGGGCCGGCCTCGAGCGCTTCAGGACTCATTGCGGACCTACTGGCAATGGTACGCGGGTATGGTCGTGCAATGGGTGGGCGACGAGGACTTACGGCGTAAGACGCGCAAGCGATTGTTCGACGCCATCCAGTCGGTCCAGCCCGATGTGATTGCGGGCCACAGCCTGGGGTCGCTCATCAGTTACGACACCTGCACGCATCCCGACACCAAGGCCTGCATCGATGGCCGCACGTTGATCACCTACGGATCGCAGGTCGGCAATCCGTTCGTCGTGGGCCAATTTCTGGCCGGGCGAATTCAGCCGTTGCAAGGCGACGCCTTCTGGTATCACCTTTACAACCGGTATGACGACGTGTTTACCGCGCCGATCAACCTGACGGCGGCCAATTTTCTCCAGGTCGACACGCCGTTCGACATCGAAGGCTGGGCCGATCACGCGTCGGGGCCCTATGTCACGCACCCGAATGCCGTCCGCTCGGTGTGGGCGACCATCGCCGGTGGCCCGAAAATGCGTCGAGCGGTATTGCCGGGCGGCACCCCGGCGGTGGCGGCGCGCTCAATGCGGCGCGAGCCGCGCCGCAAGGCTCTGCTGGTGGGCATCAACGAGTATCCGACGCCCGAGAATTGTCTCGAAGGCTGCGTCAACGACGCCTTCCTGACGAGCAGCGTGCTGCAAGAGGTCGGGTTCAAACCCGAAGAGATCCGCTTGCTCTTGAACGAACGGGCGACAACGGCGGGCATTCTCGAACGGTTTGGCTGGCTGCTCGAAGATGCGCAGCCCGGAGACCAATTGTTCTTTTTTTACAGCGGACACGGCGGCGTGCTGCCCAGCTACAACGCCGAGTCGGTCGTCGATTCATTGCACGAATGCCTGGTACCCCACGACTACGATGGAACCGAGGCCCATTGCATCACGGACGCGAAGCTGTTCCAGCTCTACAGCCAGATTCCATACGAAACGGTCTTCGTCATGGCGCTCGACTGTTGCCACTCGGGAGGCATGACGCGCGGCAACGGGCCTCGGGTTCGCGGTCTCGATCCGCCGGACGATATTCGCCACCGCATGTTGCGCTGGGACCCCATTCGCCAACTGTGGGTCGCACGCAAGTTGCCGCAGATCAATCAGGATCTGGGTGGTACTGAAAAGCAGCGACGCGAGTTTGCGGGCGACTCGGGAGCAGTGCTGCGCTTGGGCACTGCGATGCCGCTGCGCACGTTGAAGCAGGCCGACTACGACCAGGTTCGCCAGGAACGTGACCACAAGGGGCCCTACATGCCCATGATCTTGCTGGCCTGCGCGGCCGACGAGTTTGCGCTGGAGTACGTGCATGGCTCGGTAAGCTATGGATCGTTCACCTATGTGATGACGAAAACGCTGCGCGAGTCGTACCGCGTCCAAGGGAAGACGCTCACGTTCCGGGAGTTGGTCGACGCTACGAAAAAAGAACTGGTGGAAATCGGCGTTAATCAAACGCCAGATATCTCGGGCCCAACCGCCCTGCTGAAGGAAACCATACCCTTCCCTGTGGCGGATGCCGGACGCGGCAAGCGTGGGCGCGGAAGCGCGCCGCGAAGCAAGTCGAAGCCCGCAACCAAGCCGGTACGCGGAATCAGGCGAAAGCGACGCAAATAA